The following DNA comes from Cellulomonas soli.
CGGTCCAGCGCTGCTCGACCTGGCGCTTGAAGCGGGCCTGCTCGCGCTCGACGGTGACGTTCTCCAGCTCCTGGTGCGCGGCGATGAGGGCGATCGCACCGGGGGCCTCGTACACCTCACGGGACTTGATGCCCACGAGGCGGTCCTCGACGATGTCGATCCGGCCGACGCCCTGCGCACCCGCACGGCGGTTCATCTCCTGGATCGCCTGCAGGGGCGTGACCGGCACGCCGTCGAGCGCGACCGGGACGCCCTGCTCGAACGTGATGACGACCTCGTCGGCGACCGGCGGGAAGGTCGGGTCGTCGGTGTAGGTGTAGACGTCCTTGGTCGGGGCGTTCCAGATGTCCTCGAGGAAGCCCGTCTCGACGGCGCGGCCCCACACGTTCTGGTCGATCGAGAACGGGTTGTGCTTCGTGGTGGCGATCGGCAGCTTGTGCTTCTCGGCGAACTCGATCGCCTTGTCGCGCGTCAGCGCCAGGTCACGCACGGGGGCCAGGCAGGTCAGGTCGGGCGCCAGCGAGGTGATCCCGACCTCGAAGCGCACCTGGTCGTTGCCCTTGCCGGTGCAGCCGTGGGCCACGGTCGTCGCGCCGAACTGGCGGGCGGCGCGCACCAGGTGCTTGACGATCACCGGACGCGACAGGGCAGAGACCAGCGGGTAGCGGTCCAGGTACATGCCGTTCGCCTTCAGGGCAGGCATGCAGTACTCGGTCGCGAACTCGTCGCGGGCGTCGGCGACGTAGGCCTCGACCGCACCGCAGTCGAGGGCACGCTGACGGATGACCTGCAGGTCCTCGCCGCCCTGGCCGACGTCGAC
Coding sequences within:
- a CDS encoding argininosuccinate synthase; protein product: MTERVVLAYSGGLDTSVGIGWIAEATGAEVIAVAVDVGQGGEDLQVIRQRALDCGAVEAYVADARDEFATEYCMPALKANGMYLDRYPLVSALSRPVIVKHLVRAARQFGATTVAHGCTGKGNDQVRFEVGITSLAPDLTCLAPVRDLALTRDKAIEFAEKHKLPIATTKHNPFSIDQNVWGRAVETGFLEDIWNAPTKDVYTYTDDPTFPPVADEVVITFEQGVPVALDGVPVTPLQAIQEMNRRAGAQGVGRIDIVEDRLVGIKSREVYEAPGAIALIAAHQELENVTVEREQARFKRQVEQRWTELVYDGQWFSPLKKSLDTFVDDTQRYVSGDVRLVLHGGRATVTGRRSDASLYDFNLATYDTGDTFDQAAAKGFIEIYGLSSKLAAARDVRFGNGVDLGDQGGITGA